In Bacteroides coprosuis DSM 18011, the following are encoded in one genomic region:
- a CDS encoding putative transmembrane mobilization protein (KEGG: bfs:BF1250 putative transmembrane mobilisation protein~SPTR: Putative uncharacterized protein;~IMG reference gene:2504106990) — translation MQSEDDLRGLAKVMDFMRAISIMLVLVHIYWYCHAYFVSMNYTVSVVDKILINFQDNTGLFNHIIITKFFSVLFLALSCLGTKGVKNQKVTWTKITLFLILGILFFFINWWILDLNLSLSSKTILYTITMSIGYLFLLLSGVWISRLIKINLMDDVFNIENESFMQEMRLMDNEYSVNLPTCFWYRKKQYNGWINVVNPFRATIVLGTPGSGKSYAVINNYIKQQIEKGFSMYIYDYKFPDLSEIAYNHLMNHSYAYKVKPTFYVINFDDPRKSHRCNPINPSFMTDISDAYESAYTIMLNLNRSWIQKQGDFFVESPIILLAAIIWFLKIYENGKFCTFPHAIEFLNKKYADTFTILTSYHILLWRV, via the coding sequence ATGCAAAGTGAAGATGATTTAAGGGGATTGGCAAAGGTGATGGACTTTATGAGGGCGATTAGCATCATGCTTGTGCTTGTCCATATTTATTGGTATTGCCACGCTTATTTTGTTAGTATGAATTACACTGTTTCTGTAGTAGATAAAATACTGATTAACTTTCAGGATAATACAGGACTGTTTAATCACATAATAATAACAAAGTTCTTTTCTGTGCTGTTTTTGGCTTTATCATGTTTAGGAACAAAAGGAGTAAAAAATCAAAAGGTTACATGGACTAAGATTACCCTGTTTTTGATTTTAGGAATTCTGTTCTTTTTTATCAACTGGTGGATACTTGATTTGAACTTGTCACTATCTTCAAAAACTATTCTCTATACCATTACTATGAGTATTGGTTACCTCTTTTTGCTGCTTTCAGGAGTATGGATTTCACGATTGATTAAGATTAATTTGATGGATGATGTTTTTAATATAGAGAATGAATCCTTTATGCAGGAGATGCGGCTTATGGACAATGAATATTCTGTTAATCTTCCTACTTGTTTCTGGTATCGAAAAAAGCAATACAATGGATGGATTAATGTTGTGAATCCTTTTCGAGCTACTATTGTATTGGGGACTCCTGGCAGTGGGAAATCTTACGCTGTAATTAACAACTATATTAAACAGCAGATTGAAAAGGGTTTTTCTATGTATATTTACGACTATAAGTTTCCAGATCTTTCGGAGATAGCATATAATCATTTGATGAATCATTCTTATGCTTACAAAGTAAAGCCAACTTTTTATGTTATCAATTTTGATGATCCTCGAAAAAGCCACAGATGCAATCCTATTAATCCTTCATTTATGACCGACATATCTGATGCTTATGAATCGGCTTACACAATAATGCTGAATCTGAATAGAAGTTGGATTCAGAAACAGGGTGATTTCTTTGTAGAATCACCAATTATTCTTTTAGCTGCAATCATTTGGTTTCTCAAGATTTACGAGAATGGAAAATTCTGCACATTCCCTCACGCTATTGAGTTTTTGAATAAAAAGTATGCAGATACCTTTACGATTCTAACCTCTTATCACATTCTGCTTTGGAGAGTGTGA
- a CDS encoding hypothetical protein (KEGG: bth:BT_4606 hypothetical protein~SPTR: Putative uncharacterized protein;~IMG reference gene:2504106983): MKKIGYLLLSLTLLLVGCSYDDDNIWNKVNDIEYRLAEIEEVSSRLNKEIEAIKIVLDSSKTIVAVTETKEGYVITFSDGDTMPIKNGKDGEQGKDGKSAPIIGVKKANDGLYYWTLTSQDTTEWLLDESGYKLAVEGKEGAEGITPQIGVDDKGFWTVNYGKGTTQILDEQGNPVKAHGDGGESLFKEIDTTNPNFVIFHLTNGEVVVVKRTDAQFFFNDKEVTAPQGETMTLDMNIKNIHFAEALKIPEGWDAEINLETAKATIVAPKEGGAQAGMLSFIALDNKNNTLIATVFVKIANEGTGYTNKYGTFVLAEGNMTTVNGTLFYYDEKGVEHADVFEKANAGAEVGNVLQDMFIANNKIYFITKMEINKVV, translated from the coding sequence ATGAAGAAAATAGGTTATTTATTACTGAGCTTAACCCTCCTATTAGTGGGGTGCTCGTATGATGATGATAACATTTGGAACAAAGTCAATGATATAGAGTATCGATTGGCTGAAATTGAAGAGGTTTCAAGTAGACTGAATAAAGAGATTGAAGCGATTAAAATCGTATTAGACTCATCAAAAACCATTGTTGCCGTTACTGAAACCAAAGAAGGATATGTGATCACTTTCTCGGATGGTGATACTATGCCTATCAAAAACGGAAAAGATGGCGAACAAGGTAAAGATGGCAAAAGTGCTCCTATTATCGGTGTAAAAAAGGCAAATGACGGACTCTATTACTGGACTCTTACCAGCCAAGATACAACAGAATGGTTATTGGATGAATCGGGCTACAAATTAGCCGTAGAAGGGAAAGAGGGTGCTGAGGGCATTACTCCCCAAATAGGTGTAGATGATAAAGGCTTTTGGACTGTCAACTATGGAAAAGGAACAACTCAAATACTCGATGAGCAAGGGAATCCCGTAAAAGCTCATGGAGATGGTGGAGAGTCGCTTTTCAAAGAAATAGATACGACCAACCCCAACTTTGTTATATTCCACCTAACCAATGGTGAGGTAGTAGTTGTAAAACGAACAGATGCTCAGTTCTTCTTCAACGACAAGGAAGTAACAGCACCTCAAGGAGAAACGATGACATTGGATATGAATATCAAAAATATTCATTTTGCAGAAGCTCTCAAAATACCCGAAGGTTGGGATGCTGAAATCAATTTAGAGACAGCCAAAGCAACCATCGTTGCACCCAAAGAAGGTGGTGCACAGGCAGGAATGCTCTCTTTCATCGCTCTAGACAACAAGAACAATACGTTAATAGCTACAGTCTTCGTAAAAATAGCTAATGAGGGTACTGGCTATACCAATAAGTACGGAACATTTGTACTTGCTGAAGGAAATATGACAACCGTAAATGGTACTCTATTTTATTATGATGAAAAAGGTGTAGAACATGCTGACGTATTTGAGAAAGCCAATGCAGGTGCTGAAGTAGGAAATGTACTTCAAGATATGTTTATCGCCAATAATAAAATTTACTTCATCACAAAAATGGAGATCAACAAGGTGGTTTAA
- a CDS encoding hypothetical protein (IMG reference gene:2504106989): MEQFKFDFFKKEHSSQTMNVVTLSKAECDKRLES, encoded by the coding sequence ATGGAACAATTCAAATTCGATTTTTTCAAAAAGGAGCACAGCAGTCAGACCATGAATGTTGTCACACTCTCCAAAGCAGAATGTGATAAGAGGTTAGAATCGTAA
- a CDS encoding hypothetical protein (KEGG: bfs:BF1245 hypothetical protein~SPTR: Conserved protein found in conjugate transposon;~IMG reference gene:2504106994~PFAM: Protein of unknown function (DUF3408)) has product MAKKGNNTIDENFMKEIISQGLPMKQKEESVMERTIPTVKVEQSSSPIFKNNSMPTLDLQSNTANYEETFFHKMELPDRRSVYVSNSTHEKLTRIATILGMGKATVSSYVESIIQHHFDKHKDEINELYKKKMENLL; this is encoded by the coding sequence ATGGCTAAAAAAGGAAACAACACAATAGATGAAAACTTCATGAAAGAAATTATTTCTCAAGGATTGCCCATGAAGCAAAAAGAGGAATCCGTAATGGAAAGAACTATTCCAACTGTAAAAGTTGAACAATCAAGTTCACCTATTTTCAAGAACAATTCAATGCCAACTCTTGATTTGCAAAGTAACACAGCAAATTATGAAGAAACCTTCTTTCATAAAATGGAGCTTCCTGATAGACGTTCTGTATATGTGAGCAATTCAACTCATGAAAAACTGACACGAATTGCAACTATATTGGGCATGGGTAAAGCAACTGTGAGCAGTTACGTGGAATCAATTATCCAACATCATTTTGACAAACACAAAGACGAGATTAACGAATTGTATAAGAAAAAAATGGAGAACCTATTATGA
- a CDS encoding hypothetical protein (KEGG: edi:EDI_257630 hypothetical protein~SPTR: Putative uncharacterized protein;~IMG reference gene:2504106984), producing the protein MPESVTELGKQAFYNCTSLLDITLPSGLEALQDYTFNNCSSLKQIQLPAQLKVMGSNLFKKCSALEEIEIPAGVTKLSGSGAMNSGMFGYCEALKKVVLPEGLEEIGDQVFYSCYALEEINIPSTVKRIGKHALYDLRSLKSIYLDTEIIDDYCMWVSSGSSKLTELTFGPRVHTIGRNALLNANVLATITFESENCPSIDSPTTFGEVGVKVEASSRKIFIPESSYDSYSKGLSFMVDQLGYTIIAGKGSLKDGVYFSETSEDSDWKESYTDFKGHYIYVKTVGNAVLTASQLKGLETKINNSSKKMVLDMSEATFESTSIEDNLFNSSAKLFEISFPKNIEVIGENVCSYTGELRAAILGSQVKEIGAYFCAKGFAGDNRVAFVCKAKTAPTFKDDGYPDFSVPFGGGEKLPLYVPQEAIPSYKAERNCAEYLIARGAIVLTPLNQLKEYQWRAALK; encoded by the coding sequence TTGCCCGAATCTGTTACCGAACTAGGTAAACAAGCTTTTTATAATTGTACTTCTTTGTTAGATATCACTCTGCCTTCTGGTCTAGAGGCACTGCAAGATTATACTTTTAATAACTGTAGCTCACTAAAACAGATTCAGCTACCTGCTCAATTGAAGGTGATGGGATCAAATCTATTTAAAAAGTGTTCTGCACTCGAAGAAATAGAGATTCCTGCTGGAGTAACTAAGCTTTCGGGTTCTGGGGCTATGAATTCGGGAATGTTTGGTTATTGTGAAGCACTCAAAAAAGTAGTTTTACCTGAGGGTCTCGAAGAAATAGGCGATCAAGTATTCTACTCTTGTTACGCTTTGGAAGAAATAAATATTCCATCAACAGTTAAACGTATCGGAAAACATGCTCTCTATGACTTGAGATCTCTTAAAAGCATCTATCTAGACACCGAAATTATAGATGATTATTGCATGTGGGTTAGCTCTGGCTCAAGCAAACTTACTGAGCTTACTTTTGGGCCACGAGTTCATACCATTGGTAGAAATGCACTCCTTAATGCTAATGTTTTAGCAACTATCACTTTTGAATCAGAGAACTGCCCTTCTATTGATTCGCCTACAACTTTTGGAGAAGTAGGAGTGAAAGTCGAAGCTTCTAGTCGCAAAATATTCATACCTGAAAGCTCATATGATTCATACAGCAAGGGTCTTTCATTTATGGTAGACCAACTAGGATACACCATCATTGCGGGTAAGGGTTCTTTAAAAGATGGAGTTTATTTTAGTGAAACCAGTGAAGACTCAGATTGGAAAGAATCGTATACTGATTTTAAGGGACATTACATATACGTTAAAACGGTAGGTAATGCAGTTCTAACAGCTAGTCAGTTAAAAGGATTGGAAACAAAAATCAACAATAGCTCAAAAAAGATGGTATTGGATATGTCTGAAGCTACTTTTGAATCAACAAGCATAGAAGACAATCTATTTAATAGTAGTGCGAAATTATTCGAAATCTCTTTCCCGAAAAACATTGAGGTCATTGGAGAAAACGTTTGTTCGTACACTGGAGAGTTAAGAGCTGCTATTTTGGGTAGTCAAGTTAAAGAAATAGGTGCTTATTTCTGTGCAAAAGGTTTTGCGGGAGATAATAGAGTGGCTTTCGTGTGTAAAGCAAAAACTGCTCCAACTTTTAAAGATGATGGTTATCCTGATTTCTCTGTTCCTTTTGGAGGAGGCGAAAAACTTCCACTATACGTTCCTCAAGAAGCTATTCCTTCTTATAAAGCAGAAAGGAACTGTGCAGAATATCTTATAGCAAGAGGTGCAATAGTTCTTACTCCTCTTAATCAACTAAAAGAGTATCAGTGGAGAGCCGCACTCAAATAA
- a CDS encoding putative lipoprotein (KEGG: pmz:HMPREF0659_A6007 putative lipoprotein~SPTR: Putative lipoprotein;~IMG reference gene:2504106987): MYKVTICDFGKMNINMTDKMKKSIFILGAVVLMTSCSTKNQTGYTKYMRAITKDVPFPVNGLRTVDDNMYVFEGVNSSEVPDYEISMDGLLTVTRTTLWKLPKNDVENIWRNLYFNKRQHRLVCVDRINKAGKTILGIMYVMQTESKKWPEKGVYHWDVTDMHNMQSVAISLEDFKNKSIRVMQTGTLPDEEESRKYNSLISKADSAYMQQNYQEAERYFTQAFDFKNYVRGQHLYNAACVASLAGHKDAAFRFLEERMKAEPEWYSLNIETDKDLLPLHDDVRWNEIMNAMHERQTRKEANYDIPLRNQLLEIAKDDQAIRQEWRMTSRQQPQDKAKIDSIFSVMATIDSVNQQKIFKILDSRGFVGKDKVGDACSAYWLVVQHSSVEMQRKYLPLFLKAAERGDIPRENVAMMEDRICLFEGRPQRYGTQLEEDKDGKWHLYKLEDPEKVDEYRKSVGMGTLSDYLKMMGIKL; encoded by the coding sequence ATGTACAAAGTCACAATTTGTGATTTTGGAAAAATGAATATAAATATGACAGATAAAATGAAGAAAAGTATTTTTATATTGGGAGCAGTTGTACTTATGACATCATGCTCTACAAAAAATCAGACTGGATACACAAAATACATGAGGGCAATAACCAAGGATGTACCATTTCCTGTGAATGGTTTACGCACTGTTGATGATAATATGTATGTATTTGAAGGAGTGAACAGCAGTGAGGTTCCTGATTATGAGATCAGCATGGATGGATTGTTGACTGTAACCAGGACAACTTTGTGGAAGCTACCAAAGAATGATGTTGAAAACATTTGGCGAAATCTATATTTTAATAAAAGACAACACCGACTTGTTTGTGTTGACAGAATAAATAAGGCTGGTAAGACAATACTGGGAATAATGTATGTCATGCAGACAGAATCTAAGAAATGGCCAGAGAAAGGTGTTTATCATTGGGATGTAACTGATATGCATAATATGCAGTCTGTAGCTATATCTTTGGAGGATTTCAAGAACAAGAGCATCAGAGTGATGCAGACTGGTACTTTACCTGATGAGGAGGAAAGTCGGAAGTATAATAGTCTAATATCAAAAGCTGATTCAGCCTACATGCAGCAGAATTATCAAGAAGCTGAACGATACTTCACCCAGGCATTTGATTTTAAGAACTACGTTCGCGGCCAGCATCTCTATAATGCTGCATGTGTGGCATCACTGGCAGGTCATAAAGATGCTGCGTTCAGGTTTCTTGAGGAGAGAATGAAAGCTGAACCAGAATGGTATAGTCTGAACATAGAAACAGACAAAGATCTGCTCCCTCTTCATGATGATGTGCGATGGAATGAAATCATGAATGCGATGCATGAGCGTCAGACAAGGAAAGAAGCCAACTACGATATTCCTCTCCGCAATCAACTGCTCGAAATAGCAAAGGATGACCAAGCCATTCGACAGGAATGGAGGATGACATCAAGACAGCAGCCACAAGACAAGGCAAAGATAGATTCCATTTTTTCCGTAATGGCTACGATTGACAGCGTCAACCAACAGAAGATTTTTAAAATCCTTGATTCACGTGGATTTGTCGGTAAGGACAAGGTTGGTGATGCATGTAGCGCTTATTGGCTTGTTGTTCAGCATTCATCGGTCGAGATGCAAAGGAAATATCTGCCATTGTTCCTAAAGGCTGCAGAGAGAGGCGATATTCCTCGTGAGAATGTGGCGATGATGGAAGACCGTATCTGCCTTTTCGAAGGTCGTCCACAGCGATATGGCACCCAGTTGGAAGAAGACAAGGACGGCAAATGGCATCTTTACAAGCTGGAGGATCCTGAGAAAGTTGACGAATACAGGAAGTCTGTTGGTATGGGAACGTTATCAGACTATCTCAAAATGATGGGAATCAAATTATGA
- a CDS encoding conjugate transposon protein (COGs: COG1192 ATPase involved in chromosome partitioning~KEGG: bth:BT_0098 conjugate transposon protein~SPTR: Putative uncharacterized protein;~IMG reference gene:2504106993~PFAM: CobQ/CobB/MinD/ParA nucleotide binding domain) produces MNSKTLFVAFSTQKGGVGKTTFTVLAASYLHYLKGYNVAVVDCDYPQHSITAMRKRDSELVNSNQLYKLLAYNQFKALNKKAYPILCATSGDAITIASEYIKNHANEIDIVFFDLPGTVNSEGVIGSLASMDFIFTPITADRVVLESTLSFAMTINNLLVHNEEFNLKGLYLFWNQVDKRERTDLYEVYEKTISDLELNLMTTYIPDTKRYKKELFGDKPSIFRSTLFPADKRLMRGSNLEDLITEIGFIIKL; encoded by the coding sequence ATGAACAGTAAAACATTATTTGTAGCTTTTTCCACCCAAAAAGGTGGCGTTGGTAAAACTACATTCACGGTACTTGCAGCAAGTTATTTGCATTATCTGAAAGGATACAATGTTGCGGTTGTAGATTGCGACTATCCCCAACACAGCATAACTGCTATGCGAAAACGAGATAGCGAACTGGTAAATAGTAATCAACTCTATAAACTGCTTGCGTACAATCAGTTTAAAGCTTTAAATAAAAAAGCTTATCCAATTCTTTGTGCCACATCGGGAGATGCAATTACTATTGCTTCGGAATATATTAAAAATCATGCCAATGAAATAGATATTGTCTTTTTTGATCTTCCTGGGACAGTCAATAGTGAAGGAGTAATAGGCTCTTTAGCATCTATGGATTTTATCTTTACACCCATTACTGCAGATAGGGTAGTATTAGAAAGTACTCTTTCATTCGCTATGACCATTAACAACCTGTTAGTACACAACGAAGAGTTCAATCTGAAAGGTTTATACCTGTTTTGGAACCAGGTTGATAAAAGAGAAAGGACTGACTTATATGAAGTGTATGAAAAAACGATAAGCGATTTAGAATTAAATTTGATGACTACCTATATTCCCGATACAAAACGCTATAAAAAAGAATTGTTTGGTGATAAACCTTCCATTTTCCGTTCTACATTATTTCCGGCAGATAAACGATTGATGAGAGGTAGTAACTTGGAAGATTTGATAACTGAAATTGGATTCATAATAAAACTATAA
- a CDS encoding Relaxase/mobilization nuclease family protein (InterPro IPR005094~KEGG: bth:BT_0101 hypothetical protein~PFAM: Endonuclease relaxase, MobA/VirD2~SPTR: Putative mobilisation protein;~IMG reference gene:2504106991~PFAM: Relaxase/Mobilisation nuclease domain): MVAKINVGSSLYGVLAYNQKKIDEMEGRVLFTNRMFESEDGNFNIHRCLECFEMQLPQDIRTEKPIIHISLNPHPDDKLNDVQLSEIAQQYMDKLGYGGQPYIVYKHEDINRHHIHIVSLRVDEHGIKLNDKFEHRRSKDITREIEKKYSLRPAEKMKDKELTKFQKVDYESGDIKKQISNTVKGVISNYRFQSFGEFKTLLSLYNIHAEEVKGEAKGRPYHGIVYSATDDSGDKHGNPIKSSLIGKSVGITTLNDKIKQTCEIWKEGTLRPEIKNTVHELLNSSTSISQFKNNLNEKGIDVVIRQNNEGRIYGVTFIDHNNRIALNGSRLGKEFSANAINNLIQGVPETGLKTTTLKEINNKTEYESPDYMDKSISEHQDKSTNKESLIGDILKMIFGKSGYHDDDYSNSTKRSRKKKRRYGRQI; this comes from the coding sequence ATGGTTGCTAAAATTAATGTTGGAAGCTCTTTGTACGGAGTATTGGCTTATAATCAGAAAAAGATTGATGAAATGGAGGGTAGGGTACTGTTTACTAATCGTATGTTTGAAAGTGAAGATGGCAATTTTAATATTCATCGTTGCCTAGAATGTTTTGAAATGCAGCTGCCGCAAGATATCAGAACTGAAAAACCTATTATCCATATCTCTTTAAATCCACATCCTGATGATAAACTTAATGATGTTCAGCTTTCCGAGATTGCACAGCAGTATATGGATAAATTGGGTTATGGTGGGCAACCTTATATTGTTTACAAACATGAGGATATTAACAGGCATCATATTCATATTGTATCTCTTCGGGTTGATGAGCACGGAATAAAATTAAACGATAAGTTTGAACATCGTCGCAGTAAAGATATCACAAGAGAAATAGAGAAAAAGTACAGTTTACGTCCTGCTGAAAAAATGAAAGATAAGGAGTTAACCAAATTTCAGAAAGTGGATTACGAATCTGGAGATATAAAAAAGCAGATATCAAATACAGTAAAGGGTGTGATAAGCAACTATCGGTTTCAAAGTTTCGGTGAGTTTAAAACATTACTCTCATTATACAATATTCATGCAGAGGAGGTAAAAGGTGAAGCCAAAGGAAGACCGTATCACGGTATCGTCTATTCTGCAACCGATGATAGTGGCGACAAACATGGCAATCCGATAAAGTCATCGTTAATTGGCAAATCTGTTGGTATTACTACCCTTAATGATAAGATAAAGCAAACCTGTGAAATCTGGAAAGAAGGTACTTTAAGGCCTGAAATTAAAAACACTGTTCATGAATTATTGAATAGTTCAACTTCAATATCTCAATTCAAGAACAATCTGAATGAGAAAGGAATAGATGTGGTAATAAGACAAAACAATGAGGGGCGTATTTATGGTGTCACTTTTATAGATCATAATAACAGGATTGCATTGAATGGTTCCAGATTGGGTAAAGAGTTTTCTGCAAATGCAATAAATAATCTTATTCAAGGTGTTCCTGAGACTGGTCTTAAAACAACCACTTTAAAAGAGATTAATAATAAAACAGAATATGAATCTCCTGATTACATGGATAAATCAATATCTGAACATCAGGACAAATCAACAAACAAAGAGTCTTTAATTGGTGATATTCTTAAAATGATATTTGGAAAATCAGGATATCACGATGATGATTACTCTAATTCAACCAAACGAAGTAGGAAGAAAAAACGTCGATATGGAAGACAAATTTAA
- a CDS encoding hypothetical protein (KEGG: bth:BT_0096 hypothetical protein~SPTR: Putative uncharacterized protein;~IMG reference gene:2504106995): MILKLIIILALLYYLLLLLWFRKDQKGVKPINKIIPKRARSIIGKSTYIVTIPLEADQTTPENYTEPMHVDFEMEYDDEEEEELSIDLELEEIALLTNEDIKSAQGLSFEEMSQVVEVIQQEQTTEEKERQAAQTISLMQQTALFDIMIEQLDGGRQRVADILSKYETALVNNDSESASANELEEFNLDSYL; encoded by the coding sequence ATGATACTCAAATTGATTATTATCCTTGCCCTACTCTATTACTTGCTTTTATTACTTTGGTTTAGAAAAGATCAAAAGGGTGTAAAACCGATAAATAAGATAATTCCCAAAAGAGCCAGATCCATTATAGGGAAAAGCACCTACATTGTTACTATTCCATTAGAAGCAGATCAAACAACTCCCGAAAACTATACTGAACCGATGCACGTAGATTTTGAAATGGAGTATGATGATGAAGAAGAAGAAGAATTATCTATTGATTTAGAATTGGAAGAGATAGCATTGCTAACCAATGAGGATATAAAATCTGCCCAAGGGCTTTCTTTTGAGGAGATGTCTCAAGTTGTAGAAGTAATCCAACAGGAACAAACAACAGAAGAAAAAGAACGCCAAGCAGCTCAAACAATATCATTGATGCAACAAACTGCTCTATTTGATATTATGATTGAACAATTAGATGGAGGCAGACAGCGTGTGGCGGATATATTGAGTAAATATGAAACGGCTTTAGTTAATAATGATAGTGAGAGTGCATCAGCAAATGAGTTGGAAGAATTTAATTTGGATAGTTATTTGTAA
- a CDS encoding hypothetical protein (KEGG: bfs:BF1248 hypothetical protein~SPTR: Putative uncharacterized protein;~IMG reference gene:2504106992) has product MDKDKMKNKKPHKGGRKPKKDPAIYRYSVSFNAVDHERFLALFEQSGMRTKAHFIVKRIFDEPFKIIHIDKPTVDYYAKLTSFYSQFRAIGVNYNQVVKAINTHLTPKKALAFLYKLEKATLELVAVTRNVIALTKEFEEKYIKTNHTNTNK; this is encoded by the coding sequence ATGGATAAAGATAAAATGAAGAATAAAAAACCGCATAAAGGCGGTCGTAAGCCAAAGAAAGATCCGGCAATTTATAGATATTCGGTGAGCTTTAATGCTGTCGATCATGAACGTTTCTTGGCCTTGTTTGAACAATCAGGAATGAGAACCAAAGCTCATTTTATTGTTAAAAGAATATTTGATGAACCGTTTAAGATTATCCATATTGATAAACCTACCGTGGATTATTATGCTAAGCTTACAAGTTTTTACTCTCAATTTAGGGCTATTGGTGTAAATTACAACCAAGTGGTAAAGGCTATAAACACGCATCTTACTCCTAAGAAAGCACTTGCTTTTCTCTATAAACTTGAAAAAGCTACTTTAGAACTTGTTGCTGTTACACGCAACGTAATAGCGCTTACCAAGGAGTTTGAAGAGAAGTACATCAAGACAAATCACACAAACACTAATAAATAG